In Nitrospira sp., a single genomic region encodes these proteins:
- the cobA gene encoding uroporphyrinogen-III C-methyltransferase: MMDGVYSGKVYLVGAGPGDPGLLTLKGKECLEQADVVLYDYLANPALLQYAPVEAERIYVGRRGRGRYQNQEDINRVLIERARAGEVIVRLKGGDPFVFGRGGEEAEAVAAAGIDFEVVPGVSAAVAVPAYAGIPVTHRTLASMVTVVTGHEDPSKPGTDLDWTKLAMLPGTLVFLMGMKTLPAIVTRLIEQGRAADTPVAAIRWGSRADQRTICGTLRDIVTKAAAAKFEPPTVIVVGEVVRLRNRLNWFERRPLFGKRIAVTRPESQAREFTQLLSAYGAEPVVVPTIQIAPPPSWDTLDQAIDRLGDYRWLILTSVNGVGPFMSRLRAAGKDARALSHVRVCAIGPRTAHELEAHGIVPDLIPAQYQAEGLLEALGNEPVRGSRVLIPRAETAREILPERLTAMGAHVDVIPVYRTVAPVAALDWFKEEIAAGRIHLVTFTSSSTVHNFVALIGGVDTARRLMNSVPIGCIGPITADTAAEYGLSVAVVPEENTVPALTEAIVRHFAGSVQVASASSSRE; the protein is encoded by the coding sequence ATGATGGACGGCGTGTACTCCGGTAAAGTCTATTTGGTCGGCGCCGGTCCCGGAGATCCCGGTCTCTTGACGCTCAAGGGGAAGGAGTGCCTTGAGCAGGCCGACGTGGTCCTGTACGATTATCTCGCGAATCCCGCCTTGCTCCAGTATGCGCCGGTAGAGGCCGAACGCATTTACGTCGGTCGTAGAGGTCGCGGCCGCTATCAGAATCAGGAGGACATCAATCGTGTGCTCATCGAGCGGGCGAGAGCGGGTGAGGTGATCGTCCGTTTGAAGGGAGGAGATCCGTTCGTGTTCGGTCGGGGCGGGGAAGAGGCGGAAGCCGTGGCGGCAGCTGGGATCGACTTCGAGGTGGTGCCGGGGGTCAGCGCAGCGGTGGCCGTGCCGGCCTATGCCGGCATCCCGGTGACGCACCGCACCCTGGCCTCGATGGTGACGGTCGTCACCGGCCACGAGGATCCTTCGAAGCCAGGGACGGACTTGGACTGGACGAAGCTGGCGATGCTCCCCGGCACGCTCGTGTTTCTGATGGGCATGAAAACGCTTCCCGCGATCGTGACGCGGCTCATTGAGCAAGGGCGTGCGGCGGACACGCCCGTCGCCGCCATCCGGTGGGGGTCGAGAGCGGATCAGCGCACGATCTGCGGCACGCTTCGGGATATCGTGACGAAGGCGGCGGCTGCGAAATTCGAACCGCCGACCGTGATCGTCGTGGGCGAAGTCGTACGGTTGCGGAACCGGCTGAATTGGTTCGAGCGTCGGCCGCTGTTCGGCAAGCGGATCGCGGTTACTCGTCCCGAGAGCCAGGCGCGCGAATTCACGCAATTGCTGTCCGCCTACGGGGCGGAACCGGTCGTGGTGCCGACCATCCAAATCGCGCCGCCGCCGAGCTGGGACACGTTGGATCAGGCGATCGACCGCTTGGGGGACTATCGCTGGCTGATTCTGACCAGCGTCAACGGAGTGGGCCCGTTCATGAGTCGTCTGCGCGCGGCGGGCAAGGATGCGCGCGCCCTGTCCCATGTTCGGGTCTGTGCGATCGGTCCCAGGACGGCGCACGAGTTGGAGGCCCACGGAATCGTGCCGGACCTGATTCCGGCGCAGTATCAGGCGGAAGGGCTTCTGGAGGCGCTCGGCAACGAGCCGGTGCGAGGGAGTCGGGTGCTGATTCCCCGGGCGGAAACCGCACGGGAAATTCTTCCGGAGCGGCTGACGGCGATGGGAGCGCACGTGGACGTCATTCCCGTGTATCGAACGGTTGCGCCGGTCGCGGCGCTGGATTGGTTCAAGGAGGAGATTGCGGCCGGGAGAATTCACTTGGTCACGTTCACGAGTTCATCCACTGTCCACAATTTCGTGGCCCTCATCGGGGGAGTGGATACGGCCAGGCGCCTGATGAACAGCGTTCCCATAGGCTGCATCGGGCCGATCACGGCGGATACCGCCGCAGAATATGGGCTTTCGGTCGCCGTCGTTCCGGAGGAGAACACAGTCCCCGCACTGACGGAGGCGATCGTACGGCATTTCGCCGGATCGGTGCAGGTCGCCTCCGCGTCGTCATCGCGTGAGTAA
- a CDS encoding CBS domain-containing protein: MVPVKSFMVPKDKFVTVERDMDAQTAARIMRDRGIGSLFVTNGKEIIGILTDTDMVRRVVAAGADTHKTTVEQIMSAPIMTIEESKTLLDANDLMAQSHLRHLGVTKEGKLVGMISVRDLVVFLTNLPRK, translated from the coding sequence ATGGTTCCTGTGAAATCGTTCATGGTGCCAAAAGACAAGTTCGTGACCGTGGAGCGTGATATGGACGCGCAGACCGCCGCGCGCATCATGAGAGATCGCGGCATCGGCAGCCTCTTTGTCACGAACGGCAAAGAGATCATCGGGATTCTCACTGATACCGACATGGTGCGGCGGGTGGTGGCGGCCGGGGCGGATACCCACAAGACGACGGTCGAGCAGATCATGTCGGCGCCCATCATGACGATCGAAGAGAGCAAAACCTTGCTGGACGCCAACGATCTCATGGCGCAGAGCCATCTTCGGCACCTGGGCGTGACGAAAGAGGGAAAACTCGTCGGCATGATCTCCGTGCGCGATCTCGTCGTGTTCCTCACCAACCTGCCGAGGAAATAG
- the hemB gene encoding porphobilinogen synthase — protein sequence MAFPIQRLRRLRQREGFRRMVRETSLAPSDFIYPLFVVEGRGRSEEIVSMPGQFRRSVDLLIKEAGEIFGLGIPAVILFGVPDRKDERGSSGFDPDGIVQRAIRAIKDKVPDLVVVTDVCIDEYTSHGHCGIVRDGCIVNDDTLECLRAMARTHAQAGADMVAPSDMMDGRVAAIRAELDGAGYPDTPIMAYAAKFASCFYAPFRDAAASAPQFGDRQSYQMDPANRREALREIALDIEEGADIVMVKPALPYLDIIAAARTFTDLPLAAYQVSGEYSMIKAAAKAGWLDEPRAMMESLLAIKRAGADLILTYFAKDAVRLLR from the coding sequence ATGGCATTTCCCATCCAGCGATTGCGCAGGCTCAGGCAGCGTGAAGGGTTTCGGCGGATGGTGCGCGAGACGTCGCTGGCTCCCTCCGACTTCATCTATCCCCTGTTCGTCGTCGAGGGACGGGGTCGGAGCGAGGAGATCGTTTCGATGCCGGGACAGTTCCGCCGCTCAGTCGATCTCCTCATCAAGGAAGCGGGCGAGATCTTCGGATTGGGAATTCCGGCCGTCATCCTGTTCGGCGTTCCCGATCGTAAGGATGAGCGGGGGAGTTCCGGATTCGATCCCGACGGAATCGTGCAACGGGCGATCAGAGCGATCAAGGACAAGGTGCCGGATCTGGTCGTTGTGACGGATGTTTGCATCGACGAATATACGAGTCACGGCCATTGCGGCATCGTCAGGGATGGGTGCATCGTCAACGACGATACTTTGGAATGTCTGCGGGCCATGGCGCGGACCCATGCGCAGGCCGGAGCCGACATGGTAGCGCCGTCGGATATGATGGACGGGCGCGTGGCTGCGATCAGGGCGGAACTGGACGGAGCCGGTTATCCCGATACGCCGATCATGGCCTATGCGGCCAAGTTTGCCTCGTGCTTCTATGCGCCGTTTCGGGATGCGGCGGCCTCGGCTCCGCAGTTCGGCGACCGCCAGTCCTACCAGATGGATCCGGCCAACCGCCGTGAAGCCCTCCGGGAAATCGCGCTCGACATCGAGGAGGGCGCGGACATCGTCATGGTCAAGCCGGCGCTGCCCTATCTCGATATCATCGCCGCCGCACGGACCTTCACCGATCTCCCGCTTGCCGCGTACCAGGTCAGCGGCGAATACAGCATGATCAAAGCTGCGGCGAAGGCCGGCTGGCTTGATGAGCCCCGGGCCATGATGGAATCATTGCTGGCGATCAAGAGGGCGGGGGCCGATCTGATTCTCACGTATTTTGCGAAAGACGCCGTCCGGCTGCTTCGCTGA
- a CDS encoding bifunctional riboflavin kinase/FAD synthetase, producing the protein MLTVTRGLADAQPRPYAVATIGNFDGHHLGHRALLGTVVDAARRSGGTSVVLTFDPHPVTVLAPQVALRFLTSPDEKLARLEAAGVDEVVFIEFTPALASMSPEEFAESILCRRLKLAEIFVGRHFAFGKGRAGRIADLERYGAKLGFDVHPFPPVTLDGGVVSSTRIKQLIQAGQMADAARLLGRWYAVTGDVIPGAQRGQTLGWPTANLRLPPQRVVPPDGIYAARATQDGATYDAVAYIGTRPTFGGGDRLLEVNLLDENRNLYGRPLTVEFVERLRGDRNFATAEALVEQIDQDAARARERLKRAAEEVP; encoded by the coding sequence ATGTTGACGGTGACGCGGGGATTAGCCGACGCGCAACCCAGGCCGTACGCCGTTGCTACGATCGGCAATTTCGACGGCCACCATCTCGGGCATCGCGCGCTGCTTGGAACCGTGGTGGACGCCGCGCGCCGTTCCGGCGGCACGTCGGTTGTCCTGACGTTCGATCCGCATCCCGTGACGGTGTTGGCCCCCCAGGTCGCCCTGCGGTTCCTGACGAGTCCCGATGAAAAATTGGCGCGCCTGGAAGCCGCTGGCGTCGATGAAGTGGTGTTCATCGAGTTCACTCCCGCGCTTGCGTCCATGAGTCCGGAAGAGTTTGCCGAGTCGATCCTCTGTCGGCGACTGAAGCTCGCCGAAATCTTCGTCGGCCGGCATTTCGCGTTCGGGAAGGGGCGAGCCGGTCGGATCGCCGATCTCGAGCGCTACGGGGCAAAGCTCGGATTCGACGTTCACCCCTTTCCTCCCGTCACGCTGGATGGCGGGGTCGTCAGTTCCACGAGGATCAAACAGCTGATCCAAGCCGGCCAGATGGCAGATGCCGCCAGATTGTTGGGCCGATGGTATGCGGTGACAGGCGACGTGATTCCAGGCGCGCAGCGTGGACAGACGCTCGGCTGGCCCACGGCCAACCTCCGGCTTCCCCCGCAACGGGTGGTTCCTCCGGACGGCATTTACGCGGCTCGTGCGACGCAGGACGGAGCGACATATGATGCTGTGGCCTATATCGGGACCAGGCCGACCTTCGGCGGAGGCGACCGGCTGCTCGAGGTCAACCTGCTGGATGAGAACCGGAACCTGTATGGGCGCCCGCTGACCGTGGAGTTTGTGGAACGTCTGAGGGGGGATCGGAATTTTGCCACAGCCGAAGCGCTGGTGGAACAAATCGATCAGGATGCCGCGCGGGCCAGAGAACGGCTGAAACGGGCGGCGGAAGAGGTACCGTAA
- the tilS gene encoding tRNA lysidine(34) synthetase TilS, with product MAARSARPTRAAFFTRVVHAIREQRLFFPDQHLLIALSGGPDSTALAAVLMRLAPAWRLRLTAVHVNYRLRGTESDEDEASVASFCKERKLPLRILRLAVVKRPGQSSVQALAREARYDAMKKLAMEIGADRIAVGHTADDQAETILLWMLRGAGLTGLAGMPSIRDSIVIRPLLSVTRVQILDYLKQEKLRYRQDSSNATDRYRRNRIRHELMPTLRRLSPKVVALLRQSGELLREDERYLDQVTREHLSGLLKPQSGGRFLVDGRAFALLHPALQRRVLRMLLRNLEDSQQAPSVRVVETARRFLLSGRRPVCVPYRNVHLRRRGEWFDIGHGKHPETGIAGPEQVEVPIAVPSVVSWAGTNTQFHVQLLSRQEVEPFLRTKMPNEAVFDADLVGAPLVLRGWRPGDRFRPAGMKGKSKKLQDLFTDLKLPRDRRNTLPVLAAPEGIVWIPGIRQDERFLVRSQSTRCLLVTMIDRSDEKGER from the coding sequence GTGGCGGCGCGGTCGGCTCGACCGACCAGGGCGGCTTTCTTCACGCGTGTCGTTCACGCCATTCGCGAGCAACGGCTTTTCTTTCCGGATCAGCATCTGCTGATCGCGCTCTCAGGCGGACCCGACTCCACGGCACTGGCTGCGGTGCTGATGCGGCTTGCGCCGGCGTGGCGGTTGCGGCTCACCGCGGTCCACGTCAATTATCGGCTTCGCGGAACAGAATCCGACGAAGACGAGGCCAGTGTGGCCTCGTTCTGCAAAGAGCGGAAACTGCCGTTGCGGATCCTGCGGCTCGCCGTCGTGAAGCGACCCGGACAATCTTCAGTGCAAGCGCTGGCGCGCGAAGCCCGATACGATGCGATGAAGAAGCTGGCGATGGAGATTGGAGCCGATCGAATCGCGGTCGGCCATACGGCCGATGATCAGGCAGAGACCATTTTGCTCTGGATGCTACGCGGGGCCGGGTTGACCGGGCTGGCCGGGATGCCGTCCATCCGCGATTCTATCGTCATTCGCCCGCTCCTTTCGGTAACGCGAGTGCAGATTCTGGACTATCTCAAGCAGGAGAAGTTGCGCTATCGGCAGGACTCCAGTAACGCCACGGATCGCTACAGGCGCAATCGCATCAGGCACGAGTTGATGCCGACCTTGCGGAGACTGTCTCCCAAGGTCGTCGCGCTGCTCCGGCAGTCGGGGGAACTGCTGCGGGAAGACGAGCGGTACCTGGATCAGGTAACTCGCGAGCACCTGTCCGGTTTGCTCAAACCGCAGAGTGGGGGAAGATTTCTGGTCGATGGACGAGCCTTCGCGCTTCTGCATCCCGCGTTGCAGCGGCGTGTCCTGCGGATGCTGTTGCGGAACCTCGAGGATTCCCAGCAGGCGCCGAGCGTCCGTGTGGTCGAGACGGCCAGGCGATTTCTCCTGTCCGGTCGCCGGCCGGTGTGCGTGCCGTATCGCAACGTGCATCTCAGACGTCGCGGTGAGTGGTTCGACATCGGCCACGGGAAACATCCGGAGACGGGCATCGCTGGTCCGGAGCAGGTTGAAGTCCCGATTGCGGTGCCGTCCGTCGTGTCTTGGGCTGGCACCAATACGCAATTTCATGTACAACTCCTGAGCAGGCAGGAAGTCGAGCCGTTTCTTCGAACCAAGATGCCGAACGAGGCGGTGTTCGATGCGGATCTTGTCGGGGCCCCTCTGGTCTTGCGCGGGTGGCGTCCCGGCGATCGGTTCCGGCCGGCCGGTATGAAGGGGAAAAGTAAGAAACTCCAAGACCTGTTCACGGACCTGAAACTTCCCCGGGACCGGCGAAACACCCTTCCCGTGCTGGCGGCACCCGAAGGCATTGTCTGGATTCCCGGCATCCGACAGGATGAGCGGTTCCTGGTTCGATCTCAGTCGACACGCTGTCTTCTGGTCACCATGATCGACCGGAGCGATGAAAAAGGAGAGCGATAG
- the hpt gene encoding hypoxanthine phosphoribosyltransferase, with translation MERIFGRPIVTQEEMRTRIKELGKQITADYVGKDFVLVGVLKGAYAFYADLARAIRIPMRVDFLVVTSYGSRARTSGKVKIVTELTEDIQGRDVLLVEDIVDSGLTAQYLVKTLAKKKPRSIKVCTLLSKPERRTVDVALDYVGFKIPNQYVVGYGLDYQQKYRNLPYLAVLDMEGEQE, from the coding sequence ATGGAGCGAATCTTCGGTCGCCCGATTGTGACCCAGGAAGAGATGCGGACGCGCATCAAGGAACTCGGCAAACAGATTACGGCCGACTACGTCGGAAAGGACTTTGTTCTGGTGGGAGTCCTCAAGGGGGCCTATGCGTTCTATGCGGACTTGGCCCGCGCCATCCGGATACCGATGCGCGTCGACTTTCTCGTCGTCACCAGCTACGGGTCACGGGCGAGAACGTCCGGCAAGGTCAAGATTGTCACGGAGTTGACGGAAGACATCCAGGGGAGGGACGTCCTGTTAGTGGAAGACATCGTCGATTCGGGGCTCACCGCCCAATATTTGGTCAAGACGTTGGCGAAGAAGAAACCGCGATCGATCAAGGTCTGCACGTTATTGAGCAAGCCGGAACGGCGAACGGTCGACGTGGCGCTGGACTATGTGGGATTCAAGATTCCGAACCAGTACGTGGTCGGGTACGGACTGGATTACCAGCAGAAATATCGGAACCTGCCGTATCTGGCCGTCTTGGATATGGAGGGAGAACAGGAATAG
- the ftsH gene encoding ATP-dependent zinc metalloprotease FtsH — protein MNSRAKNLLFWVVVGLFMILLFNLFSVPTHAPEEEVIFSDFMAKLDKGDIEKVIIKSSHVSAVLKDKTRIRTYTAEYPDFVKVLREKGVQIEAKPPDESPWYITFLVTWGPFVLFLGLWFFLMRQMQIGGNKALSFGKSRARMLTEERKKVTFSDVAGIDEAKEEVLEIIEFLKDPRKFQKLGGRIPKGVLIVGPPGTGKTLLAKAIAGEAGVPFFSISGSDFVEMFVGVGASRVRDLFEQGKKHAPCIIFIDEIDAVGRLRGAGLGGGHDEREQTLNQLLVEMDGFDTTEGVILIAATNRPDVLDPALLRPGRFDRQVVVNRPDLRGRCEILKVHTKKVPIAQDVELEKIARGTPGFSGADLENLVNEAALWAARQNKKEVATVDFEMAKDKVLMGAERKSMILSDEEKRTTAYHEAGHALMAKLLPGTDPVHKVTIIPRGRALGVTMQLPTDDRHNYSKDFLYNNLAILMGGRVAEELILKHITTGAGNDIERATDLARKMVCEWGMSEKLGPLTFGRKEEEIFLGRELTTKRDFSDQVALEIDLEIKRLVTENYERAKRLLTEHMSSLKALAEALLEKEVLDAPEIDHILMQSSSQTVPA, from the coding sequence ATGAACTCCAGGGCGAAAAATCTTCTCTTCTGGGTCGTGGTCGGCCTGTTCATGATTTTGCTGTTCAATTTGTTCAGCGTGCCCACCCATGCTCCCGAAGAGGAGGTCATTTTCAGCGACTTCATGGCGAAGCTCGACAAGGGCGATATCGAGAAAGTCATCATTAAATCCAGCCATGTCAGCGCCGTGCTGAAGGATAAGACCCGCATCAGAACCTACACGGCGGAATATCCGGATTTTGTCAAAGTTTTGCGAGAGAAGGGGGTGCAGATCGAGGCTAAACCGCCTGATGAAAGCCCGTGGTATATCACCTTCCTCGTGACGTGGGGTCCCTTCGTACTGTTCCTGGGCCTATGGTTTTTCCTGATGCGCCAGATGCAAATCGGGGGGAACAAGGCGCTGTCCTTCGGCAAGAGCCGGGCGAGGATGCTGACCGAAGAGCGGAAAAAAGTCACATTCTCGGATGTTGCCGGAATCGATGAAGCCAAGGAAGAAGTGCTGGAAATCATCGAGTTCCTGAAGGATCCGCGAAAGTTTCAGAAACTCGGCGGACGCATTCCCAAGGGCGTCTTGATCGTCGGGCCTCCCGGCACCGGCAAGACCCTGCTGGCCAAGGCGATCGCCGGGGAAGCCGGTGTGCCGTTCTTCAGCATCAGCGGATCCGACTTCGTGGAAATGTTCGTGGGAGTCGGAGCGTCCCGAGTTCGCGATTTGTTCGAACAGGGGAAGAAGCACGCGCCGTGCATCATCTTTATCGACGAAATCGACGCCGTCGGTCGGCTCCGGGGGGCCGGTTTGGGCGGCGGTCACGATGAGCGGGAGCAAACGCTCAACCAGCTGCTCGTTGAGATGGACGGTTTCGATACGACCGAGGGCGTCATCCTCATCGCAGCTACGAATCGGCCGGACGTGCTGGATCCTGCGCTTCTCCGCCCGGGCAGGTTTGACCGGCAGGTCGTGGTCAATCGTCCCGATTTGAGGGGGCGGTGCGAAATCCTCAAGGTGCATACCAAGAAAGTTCCGATTGCTCAGGACGTCGAACTGGAAAAGATCGCCAGGGGAACTCCCGGCTTCTCCGGCGCCGACCTGGAAAATCTGGTCAATGAGGCGGCGCTCTGGGCTGCTCGACAGAATAAGAAGGAAGTCGCGACGGTCGATTTCGAGATGGCGAAGGACAAAGTGCTCATGGGCGCGGAGCGCAAGAGCATGATTTTAAGCGACGAAGAAAAGCGCACGACGGCCTACCATGAAGCCGGCCACGCGCTGATGGCCAAGCTCCTGCCGGGCACGGATCCGGTGCACAAAGTGACGATCATCCCGCGCGGCCGGGCGTTGGGGGTCACCATGCAATTGCCCACCGATGATCGGCACAACTACTCCAAGGATTTTTTGTACAACAATCTGGCCATCCTCATGGGCGGCCGGGTTGCGGAAGAGCTGATCTTGAAGCACATTACGACCGGCGCCGGCAACGACATCGAACGGGCGACCGATTTGGCCAGGAAAATGGTCTGTGAATGGGGGATGAGTGAAAAGCTGGGTCCTCTCACCTTTGGCCGCAAGGAAGAGGAAATCTTCCTGGGCCGAGAACTGACCACGAAACGGGATTTCAGCGATCAAGTCGCCTTGGAAATCGACCTTGAAATCAAGCGGCTCGTTACGGAAAACTACGAACGAGCCAAACGGCTCTTGACCGAGCATATGTCGAGTCTCAAAGCGTTGGCGGAAGCCCTCTTGGAAAAGGAGGTGCTTGATGCGCCGGAGATCGATCATATTCTGATGCAATCTTCCTCACAGACGGTTCCTGCCTAG
- the folP gene encoding dihydropteroate synthase, whose translation MGILNVTPDSFFDGGRFVDPEAAVSHAVRLAEEGADLLDIGAESTRPGSDSVDEEEERRRLIPVVAAVAKAVTIPISVDTSKASIAQAAIDAGAVIVNDVTAMRGDPAMPGVIAQSRAGVVLMHMQGAPRTMQQAPCYRDVAQDISTFFADRLQYAADRLISRSCIILDPGIGFGKLLRDNLDLLAGLRSFARFECPVLVGVSRKAFIGTLTGRPVEDRGWGTAAAVALAVEHGAQILRVHDVGAMRDVVRVATAIARRQHLSLREQHA comes from the coding sequence ATGGGGATTCTCAATGTCACACCCGATTCGTTCTTCGACGGAGGTCGATTCGTCGATCCCGAGGCTGCGGTCTCTCATGCCGTACGGCTGGCGGAGGAAGGGGCGGACCTGTTGGACATCGGCGCCGAATCGACGAGGCCGGGGTCCGATTCCGTTGACGAGGAGGAAGAACGGCGCCGCCTCATTCCCGTCGTCGCAGCGGTTGCCAAGGCGGTGACGATTCCGATCTCGGTCGATACGTCGAAAGCATCGATCGCCCAGGCGGCGATCGATGCCGGGGCGGTCATCGTCAACGATGTGACCGCGATGCGCGGGGATCCGGCCATGCCGGGTGTGATTGCGCAAAGCCGAGCCGGCGTGGTCCTGATGCACATGCAAGGCGCGCCTCGGACCATGCAACAGGCTCCCTGTTACCGTGATGTGGCCCAGGACATATCCACCTTCTTTGCCGACCGCCTGCAGTACGCGGCCGACAGATTGATCTCCAGAAGCTGCATCATTCTTGATCCGGGCATCGGATTTGGTAAGCTCCTGAGGGATAATCTGGATCTGCTGGCTGGGCTACGAAGTTTCGCGCGGTTCGAATGTCCAGTGTTGGTGGGGGTCTCTCGGAAAGCGTTCATCGGCACGCTCACTGGTCGTCCGGTTGAAGACCGTGGGTGGGGGACGGCGGCGGCCGTGGCCTTGGCCGTGGAGCATGGGGCACAAATCCTTCGGGTTCACGACGTTGGGGCGATGCGGGACGTAGTGAGAGTCGCCACGGCGATTGCCCGACGACAGCACTTATCATTGCGGGAACAACATGCGTAA
- the glmM gene encoding phosphoglucosamine mutase yields the protein MRKLFGTDGVRGVANLEPMTSETAMQLGRAAAHLFMRRAGRHQIVIGKDTRVSGYMLESALTSGICSMGVDVLLVGPMPTPAIAFLTRSLRADAGVMISASHNPYQDNGIKFFSNEGLKLPDDMEARIEQLIVSDEIAHLRPTADAIGKAFRIDDAEGRYIEFVKRSLPKELDFQGIKLVVDCANGAAYKVAPAVLRELGAKVQVIGNKPDGMNINAGCGAVHPDPLRQAVLQHGADVGVALDGDADRAIFVCEQGTVIDGDHIMAALSLDLHENGKLAEKTVVGTVMSNFGLEKAMAQAGITLVRTAVGDRYLLERMLADGYNFGGEQSGHFIFLDHNTTGDGLISALQVLSLMKRTQRPLSELAKAMTAVPQVLLNVKVSRKPDLDSVPDLQSAIGESERKLNGTGRVVVRYSGTEPLLRIMIEGEQDRVIRQEADRLAQVVKTHIG from the coding sequence ATGCGTAAACTGTTCGGCACAGACGGAGTCCGCGGGGTTGCCAATCTTGAACCGATGACGAGCGAAACGGCCATGCAGTTGGGGCGCGCCGCTGCGCATCTGTTCATGCGTCGCGCGGGCCGCCATCAAATCGTCATCGGCAAGGATACGAGAGTGTCGGGTTACATGCTGGAATCGGCCTTGACGTCCGGCATCTGCTCCATGGGCGTGGATGTCCTGCTCGTCGGACCGATGCCCACTCCGGCCATCGCGTTTCTGACCCGCAGCCTGCGGGCGGATGCCGGGGTCATGATCTCCGCATCCCACAATCCTTATCAAGACAACGGCATCAAGTTTTTCTCCAACGAGGGATTGAAGCTGCCGGACGATATGGAGGCCAGAATCGAACAGTTGATCGTCTCCGACGAAATCGCCCATCTGCGCCCGACCGCCGATGCGATCGGCAAAGCCTTCCGAATTGACGATGCTGAAGGGCGATATATCGAGTTCGTCAAACGGTCGTTGCCCAAGGAGTTGGATTTTCAGGGTATCAAGCTGGTCGTCGATTGTGCCAATGGGGCGGCCTACAAAGTGGCTCCGGCTGTGCTCCGCGAGCTCGGCGCGAAGGTTCAAGTGATCGGCAACAAGCCGGACGGGATGAATATCAACGCCGGGTGCGGGGCCGTTCATCCGGATCCGCTCCGACAGGCCGTGCTGCAGCACGGGGCGGATGTCGGTGTAGCTCTGGATGGAGACGCCGACCGAGCCATCTTCGTCTGCGAGCAAGGGACGGTCATCGACGGCGATCACATTATGGCCGCTCTGAGCCTGGATCTCCATGAGAACGGAAAGCTGGCCGAGAAGACCGTCGTGGGAACCGTCATGAGCAACTTCGGACTGGAGAAAGCGATGGCCCAGGCCGGCATCACCCTGGTGCGAACGGCTGTCGGCGACCGGTATCTGCTCGAGCGGATGCTGGCAGACGGATATAACTTCGGCGGGGAGCAGTCGGGCCACTTCATTTTCCTTGACCACAATACGACGGGAGACGGCCTTATTTCGGCGTTGCAGGTGCTCTCGCTGATGAAACGCACGCAGCGGCCCCTGTCTGAACTGGCCAAAGCGATGACGGCGGTGCCGCAGGTGTTACTCAACGTGAAGGTCTCGAGAAAGCCGGACTTGGATTCGGTGCCAGACCTGCAGAGCGCGATCGGTGAGAGTGAGCGCAAGCTCAACGGAACCGGTCGCGTGGTCGTCAGATACTCCGGGACGGAGCCGCTGCTGCGGATCATGATCGAAGGCGAGCAGGACAGGGTTATCCGTCAAGAGGCTGATCGATTGGCGCAGGTGGTGAAGACGCACATCGGATAA